Genomic DNA from Candidatus Sulfurimonas marisnigri:
AAGATTCAGGTGAATCGTACACGCATACAGATATATTGAGAGATATAATTGCCAAGAGCCCGTTTAGAGTTAGAAATAAAGAGAGCTTTAAAGAGATATACATAAACATATCAGCTGGAGTTGTGCAAAAAGCTTCAAAAGATAGCAATCCATTTGCGGTTATGAAGAGAGCTGACAATGCTCTTTATAAGGCCAAAAAAGCTGGAAGAAACAAGGTAATAAAAGCATAAAATAGGCGGTATTGATATGGAAGCATTTAGTAGATTTTACAAAATAAACAAAGATTTTAGAAACCCTTATGCCAGAGATAGGGACAGGATTATTCACTGTGGAAGTTTTAGAAAACTTGAGTATAAGACACAAGTTTTTTTAAATCAAGATGGGGATTTTTTTCGTACACGTCTAACTCACTCTATTGAAGTTTCTCAAATTGCACGCTCAATTGCCTCCCATCTTGGACTTAATGAATCATTGGCAGAAGCAATTGCACTAGCTCACGATTTAGGGCATACCCCTTTTGGTCACATAGGTGGAGATACCCTTGATAAGTGCTTAATAGATGATGGCTTTGAAAATGGTTTTGAGCACAACTTTCAAAGTTTCAGAGTTGTATCATCTATTGAGAAGAGGTATAAAGAGTTTAATGGACTAAACCTCACATTTGCAACACTCGAAGGAATTTTAAAGCACTCATACCCATATAAAAAAAGCTTCCTACCTTCTATTATTGATGATCAGTTTAACTTAGAAACTCACCCATCGATAGAAGCAATGGTTGTTGACCGCGCTGATGAGATAGCGTATATCAGCCACGATATTGATGATGGAATAAACTCAGGGCTAATATGCTTTAATGATTTAAAAGAGAGTGAGCTAATAAGAGAAATTTTAGAAAAAGTAGAAGAAGAAGGGATATCTGAAGATGAAGACGAGATGTTCCGTTATCGTTTTAGCTCACATCTGATTAATCACTTAGTCTTCTCTCTTTTAGAAAATTCTAAAGATAGAGTTGACAATAGTAAGGTGTTTAGTGCTGTTTTGGATACAAAAATAGAGATTCCTATAGGTTTCACATCAGAGTTGGAGACTAAAATAAAAAAGCTTAAAAAGATACTTTTCAACAAACTGTATCAACATAAAAAGATAGTTATAAAAATGTATGCTGGCAAACAAGCTATTAAAGGGCTTTATAGTGGACTTGTGGAAGAGGAAAAAATGCTTCCAACATTTTATCGAGAACAGCTAAAGAGTAGAAAAAAACATAGAGTTATTGCAGACTACATTGCTTCAATGAGCGATAGACATGCGCTAAGTTTTTATAATGAGATGTATGGAAAATATAATTAGATAAGCTTTTGGGTTTTATGTGCCTTGATGGCTGTTGAAGTTGTTTTAAAAGTAAACACAGCCCGAAGGCTTATGTCTATAGGCGTGATTCGTAACGTCTCATCATATAAAGACGCTTAAGCATTTTCTTACGAGATGCTATTAAGAACTTCTTACGTTTTTCAGTTTTCGTTTCATGGAAACGACGAGCACGAGCTTCAGTAACGATTAAGTTACGGTCAGTCTGCTTTTTGAAACGACGATAAGATGCATCAAAATTGTCATCACTACGTAGTACTATACCAGGCATATCACATCACCCACTTTCCTTAAAAATTTTTGGAATGGAATTATATCATAATATTTTAGGTTTTAAATTTATCTTATCAGATATTAAGGCGCTTCCACAAGTTACTTTTTAGCCAAAGCCAAGATAACAGTAGGCAAACTCCCCATCCTATGACTTCTGCAAACCATATATAATTTAAAGATAGATTAGCGATTATAGCTACATAATACGTATAGCTAAGAATAATGAGAGAAACTATAATCTCTATGAATAAATTTATCATAGTATCCCCTGTTCCAGTAACTGCAGAGGCAATTATATTGGCAGGTACAGCGAGCATAGTGGCAAATGAAACTATCATAAGGGTTGTTATGATAGTTTGTGTGATATTTTCACTCTCTGAAAAGATAGCTAGTATATACTCTGGGAAAAAAATTGTAACTATTAAGGCTGGAAGAACTGTTAAGTAGCCTAAAGCAACTGTTTTAAGAACCAGCTGTGTCACCTTCTTTTCATCTTTTTGCCCAAGAAGATTGCTTACCATTGAGCAGATGGTCTCAGAAAATGCATCTATTGGAATCAGCAATATGGCATAACAGCTAAATATAATGGTAGTAGCTGCCAAAGCATCTTCGCCTAGTTGCTCAATGATTAGAAAAAATGTAAACCACCTGAGTGACTCTATTAGTGCTTCCATAGATACTGGAGCAGATAGCATCGTCAAAGTTTTGATAATGGTGAAATTTACTTTTTCAAATATAAACAGTCCATAAGTTTTAATATAGCGATGCCTAATGATGTCTGTTATGAGAAAAAGAGATACGGCTATCTCTGCAACCAAGGATGCTACGGCAGCACCCTCAATTCCCATTTCGCTAAAACCGTAATTTCCAAAGATTAGGAGATAGTCAAGAGAAATATTTGTAACCGCAAGTATTATAGTGGCTTTTATAAATA
This window encodes:
- a CDS encoding deoxyguanosinetriphosphate triphosphohydrolase family protein; protein product: MEAFSRFYKINKDFRNPYARDRDRIIHCGSFRKLEYKTQVFLNQDGDFFRTRLTHSIEVSQIARSIASHLGLNESLAEAIALAHDLGHTPFGHIGGDTLDKCLIDDGFENGFEHNFQSFRVVSSIEKRYKEFNGLNLTFATLEGILKHSYPYKKSFLPSIIDDQFNLETHPSIEAMVVDRADEIAYISHDIDDGINSGLICFNDLKESELIREILEKVEEEGISEDEDEMFRYRFSSHLINHLVFSLLENSKDRVDNSKVFSAVLDTKIEIPIGFTSELETKIKKLKKILFNKLYQHKKIVIKMYAGKQAIKGLYSGLVEEEKMLPTFYREQLKSRKKHRVIADYIASMSDRHALSFYNEMYGKYN
- the rpsU gene encoding 30S ribosomal protein S21; this translates as MPGIVLRSDDNFDASYRRFKKQTDRNLIVTEARARRFHETKTEKRKKFLIASRKKMLKRLYMMRRYESRL
- a CDS encoding MATE family efflux transporter, which produces MSGLTKFLPTYKNIWLLSFPLIVAGISETIIGITDTIFLSYYGTTELAALGLADTIYVISLFLIFGFIDGIQITIGRRAGEEQHKNIGKVLNQGLYLLAVISSLMILLVLHVIPLITIELFQSNEIYESVELYLSIAIYGLFFHAFNLAMSAFYVGISRTRVFIKATIILAVTNISLDYLLIFGNYGFSEMGIEGAAVASLVAEIAVSLFLITDIIRHRYIKTYGLFIFEKVNFTIIKTLTMLSAPVSMEALIESLRWFTFFLIIEQLGEDALAATTIIFSCYAILLIPIDAFSETICSMVSNLLGQKDEKKVTQLVLKTVALGYLTVLPALIVTIFFPEYILAIFSESENITQTIITTLMIVSFATMLAVPANIIASAVTGTGDTMINLFIEIIVSLIILSYTYYVAIIANLSLNYIWFAEVIGWGVCLLLSWLWLKSNLWKRLNI